The Oncorhynchus nerka isolate Pitt River linkage group LG13, Oner_Uvic_2.0, whole genome shotgun sequence sequence CGATTtggaatctcatcacggacaactgtAGCTAATTAGCAGCTTTTAATCTATTTACTACtctttagcatgttagctaacccttcttcTAACCCTGATTCCGGAAATGTTGTGCCGAATAAATGCAAGACACATTGGCGGGGAGGCACGCTATAGACAGGCAAGGGACAAACTTTTCTGGTCGAACATGAGAGAGGAATCAAGGACATGTATCCAATTGCTCAGCCTGTAATGAATATGCACGAGCACAGCAAAACGAATCAATGATTTCACATAACATCCCAGAGTGCCCATGGCAAACAGTGAGCATGGACCTTTTTACGTATATAGGAAAGGACTTCCTGATTATTGTTGATCATTACGTAGATTACTGGGAGGTGGAGCCACTGCCAGACGTGTCAGCTGACATGGTCGTCACATTCTGCaaagtggggaggaggggggctATGAGGCAGAGCCAGCTGCTAAGAGAGTGAAAGATTTATGCAAGAGGGCAAAGCTAGACAGTATGGATGTATGGTCAGCTATACTGCAGTGGTGCAACACGCCACGGAGGGGATGGACAGTAGACACGCACAGCGTCTTGGTTGTCACcagcgtgggtaaaatcactgggaagCAGTATTTGAGGCGTCACTTACAGAtgcgggttcgatcccaggctgtgtcacaaccgtccgcgaccgggagtcccatagggtggcgcacaattggcccagcgtcgttcaggttaggggagggtttggccgggttggCTTTACTTGGCAcattgtgctctagcgactccttgtggtgggccggcacctgcaggctgacttcggttgtCTGTTGAATGGTGCTTCCTcccacacattggtgcagctggcttctgggttaagcgggcgggtgttaagaagcgctgtttggcgggtcatgtttcggaggacgcattactcgaccttcacctcccgaacctgttggggagttgcagtaaTGAGACAAGATTGCATATCACTAAATGggggtaaaaaatatatacatagatATTTTTCAgatctgtgtttcataattttccttcaattttattttttaaattttttaaatttcacctttatttaaccaggtaggcaagttgagaacaagttctcatttacaattgcgacctggccaagataaaacaaagaagttcgacacatacaacgacacagagttacacatggagtaaaacaaacatacagtcaataatatagtATAAACAAgcctatatacgatgtgagcaaatgaggtgagataagggaggtaaaggcaaaaaaggccatggtggcaaagtaaatacaatatagcaagttaaacactggaattgtagatttgcagtggaagaatgtgcaaagtagtaataaaaataatggggtgtaaaggagcaaaataaataaataaattaaatacagtagggagagaggtagttgtttgggctaaattataggtgggctatgtacaggtgcagtaatctgtgagctgctctgacagttggtgtttaaagctagtgagggagataagtgtttccagtttcagagatttttgtagttcgtttcagtcattggcagcagagaactggaaggagaggcggccaaagaaagaattggttttgggggtgactagagagatatacctgctggagcgtgtgctacaggtgggagatgctatggtgaccagcgagctgtgataaggggggactttacctagcagggtcttgtagattcGCAAGAGGGTGAATGTATCTCACCAGAGAAAGTATCAGAGAGAGCGAAACAAAAATGTGctaatcagcgttgagctaaactgagtgagttcaactgtgaatggtcctggcgaaAAAATCTAAGTCTAAAGGGAAGCCAGCTTGGATTTGGCGTCTCTCCTATCAAATCGCTTTGAGAGCATACGTCATTAACAGgaacaacttgaattgttgcatctctttgtgttgttgtccacctgtggctagctagctaaaattgtctctttcctaaattagccatggatggataTAGGGATTTGGAcgtgtggttttacttaattcgcCGTACTTGCCAATAATTTTAAGAGCGATTCTGATCCAAACATTTCTCTACGAGTTGGGTGAGTCAGCATGCGTTTCTACTTTCACGAaggcgcacgcacacatgcaaacAAAAATCaaaaccatggacagccacatcatatttagcttatgttGATTGGACTTAATTGTTTTGGGTATCAttcagttgtcactgtattagactaagcagaggtgatttgacgATGTTGAAgttaagttgaaatggtgctggaatagtggaggtatctcctgttttctttgtgacttgcggtaactctctgtggtttTAAATCAACAGTTGTTGATTGGTCTGAAAATGTTAGAAACATTGACTCCCttaaccatgctgtaggtcatgtaggtctataggtctgttacatgcaatatgcgtCATGGATTTCCCCAGTCAGAGGTTGCTGTTTTGTGATAAAGCCAAGGTTTTGTTaatgtattctgccactgtgtcttcttattgtcttggcctttaggcctatatatcacactcgcaaggcatatgaattaacagcaaacaacgcaattatcacagcACATACAGTGTAGAATGTAATATGGCTTTTCTGGTGATGGGggtggcttggcttccccagtggaCTTATCCACACACCGCTACTGTTAATTCATATGCCTTGCGACCGTGATACCTGGTGTGCATCTGCGTAGTGGTTGTCTGTCACGACCAACCAAAAGCACTATTTTATACTGGTTTTTAACTTTTGTTTCTTCCTTCTCGTCGTTAAAGCTACTATAGGAGGGAAATGATGCCACCATCTATGTCATTAAGTGTTTCAGTAACAGGCAATGCTTTGTGTCTCTGCAGCGTCAGTATTTGACGTCCCACTCAGCCAACACTCATCTAAACAGTGACTGTTTCTCCGTGGGTCTTACCTGGCAGCGTAATAAAGGTTGATAAAGAGCAGCAGGTGAGATTATATTTGTAATTTTTGCATCCACTCATGGCCTAATGACTCTTACCTTGCCCTAATCAGTGAATTTGTTATTTGATTGCCCAGGCTTATTGAATTATGAAATGTTTTGATAAATGTACCTTTTACAGCAAGGAAAATGTATTCTCTGGGCACAATGTATTTTATATCTGAAAGTGTTGTAACATTGTATCAGAATAGGCCTACCGTCCTGAATCTGTTATCTTTTCAAGATCAGAGCAGAGGACAGCAAATCCTGTTTCCATACAGCAGCATCAGTGTTGCAAGTATGAGTCAGGTAACTACAATGAAATGATACAGTTAGCAGCTGTGTAAGCCTGTGAACAGTAATAAATAGCCTATCAATCTCTTCCTCTTAGGCAAGGACAATGAGTTTGGAAGAGCAAATCAGGGGCCTCTCACCAGTTGCAGCATCTGCCCTTGCAAGTAAGTTATCTCCCTGAGCTTTATGCAGTTGTTGTTAACTGTCCTCCTAATAACATCATATTTGTTTCCAGGAGCTGGAATTAAAGAGGACATTGATATTCAAGAGTTAACAAGAGATGATCTGAACGAACTTCTGCCAGGCCTTGAGCATTTCAAACTTAGGAAGAAGATCAGTGAACTTCTAACCCAATCTAAACAGGTTGGTATAGTCCCAAAAGCTTCTATGGTTACTGTACCACTTTGTGTGATCATTCAGTATAGTTAATAGAATGAAGGTTTTTGATTCATTGTACATTTCCATTGTATGTACTAATCCCCCCATGTTTTCTGTTATTTCTGTTTCTTAGGACACAGCTAAACCTATCGATTTCATTCTTAACGAGTTTAGGAAATTCCTTCCAGCTGTTGTCATGAAGAGTAAGTCCCTTTTCAAGGACTTTCAGCATAGCTGTCACCCAATACATTTGTGGTGTCTCTTTGGTTGTAATTGTATGCACTGGTCACTTTCTCCTTGCAGATGCACTTGTTCCTGGGGGAGTGTTACATGGATACGTCCCTATTCTTAAAGATTTGAAGAAGCAGCAGGTCAAAGCCGTGCACTTCATTCAGGAACACATTGAACTGCTTGAGAGCTACAATAAAGAAGAGCCCATGGAGGCTGAGGGCAATGCTGTGTCCCCATCAGCTGACTCTGCTACAGCAGGAAACCAGCTATCCAATGTTGCAGGTAAATGACATAACTGCTGTCTGTGTTGGTTGCAGAACAGTGGGTCTCATCCCTCATGAATCAAAAGACATAGATAATGGTATACAAAATGTTGAGAAATTAAACATTCAAGACATTCACTATTGGGATTTTAATGGAGCTCGAACAGTCTTTTCTTAGCCTAAAATTACTCTGTTAACAGCCGAAATGTACATTATTTCCAGTACATAAGCAATATGTTGAAGGCGcttcagagtccctgggttcgcgcccaggctctgtcgtaaccggctgcgaccgggaggtccatggggcgacgcacaattggcctagcgtcgtccgggttagtgagggcttggtcggtagggatgtccttgtctcatcgcgcaccagcgactcctggggcgggccgggcgcagtgcgcgctaaccaaggttgccaggtgcacggtgtaccctccgacacattggtgcggctggcttccgggttggatgcgcgctgtgttaagaagcagtacggctggttgggttgtgtatcggaggacgcatgactttcaaccttcgtctctcccgagcccgtacgggagttgtagcaatgagacaatatagtaactactacaacaattggataccacgaaattggggagaaaaaggggtagaaAAAAAGAAATTGAATGGGCTCCGTCATGTTGTCAGTGCACTTCCATGTTAGTGGACATTGCCTGTAAGGGCACAATAAGGGATTCAAACAGGCTAGTTAGATGTCTTTATTGTAGCTGCGACTTCTACAGTACAATTTAAGTTCGCCTACAACACTGCCATTTATGGACCAGGCTAGCTGTAAGACACATTTGAATATGCTAATGTAGTAACTGAGGTGTCACAGTTGCTTAACCCTATATTTAATCACATGTTTATTATTCTATAGAGTGGAGGACGGCGACATTCTTCACCATTCTGACTGGGAATACTCTGCGGTCTCATGAGGAAATCAATCGCTGTCTCACTGCAAAAGGTTTAACTGAGGTGACGTCACTAGAGGAGAGTGATGTCatcctggctttctatcccattGTCTCTTGGGCTGGGACTGATGTTGAAGCAGCACTGCAGAAGATTCCAGGTAATCAATATCCATGAAGAACATTGTCAAAACGTTAATGATTAATTAATCAGGTATGTTTACGTGATTATTGCTACTGTTATCCCCTCTCTCTTGACAGCTGGTAAACCTGTCATCCTGGTAGTGCTGCATCACACCTTCAATCCAGACTACACTGTACCTAACAGTAGCAGACTAGTGACCAGAGGTGATGAAATACTCACAGTGGACTGTCTCTTCCATGAGAACCAGGGACTACTGGATTGTCCTCGCAATGAAGAAGCAATTCTAAAGATTCTGGACAGGACAAAAATACAGCCAAAGGTAGTTCACCTTTATTCAAAATGATAATTTAGATAAAGAGGAACATTGTGTCCCCAATTAATACAAATGGGAAAAAGTGAGCTTGAGTTGAGATTAGTAACGTCTAGGGAAATAACACGTAGTTGTAATACTCCTCATGCACACTGACCTGTATGTGTACTGTGTATTTTAACTCTGGTGCAGAATGATGAGGTCTGGGAACTAATCGGAGAAGAAGAAGCCAGTGATGCCTCTGAGCAGGAAAACCTAGAGGTATGTCGTCTCATTTCAGACTTTGCCACTTGATCAAAATATGAATGACAGGTCAGAGCAGAGGGAGGTGGTCAGAGCAGAGGGGATCAAATCCTGTTTACTTACAGCAGCATCAGTGTGACAATACAAATATGTTTCAGGTAACTACAATGAAATGATACAGTTAGCAGCTGTGTAAGCCTGTGAACAGTAATAAATAGCCTATCAATCTCTTCCTCTTAGGCAAGGACAATGAGTTTGGAAGAGCAAATCAGGGGCCTCTCACCAGTTGCAGCATCTGCCCTTGCAAGTAAGTTATCTCCCCGAGGTTTATGCAGTTGTTGTTAACTGTCCTCCTAATAACATCATATTTGTTTCCAGGAGCTGGAATTAAAGAGGACATTGATATTCAAGAGTTAACAAGAGATGATCTGAACGAACTTCTGCCAGGCCTTGAGCATTTCAAACTTAGGAAGAAGATCAGTGAACTTCTAACCCAATCTAAACAGGTTGGTATAGTCCCAAAAGCTTCTATGGTTACTGTACCACTTTGTGGGATCATTCAGTATATTTAATAGAATGAAGGTTTTTGATTCATTGTACATTTCCATTGTATGTACTAATCCTCCCATGTTTTCTGTTATTTCTGTTTCTTAGGACACAGCTAAACCTATCGATTTCATTCTTAACGAGTTTAGGAAATTCCTTCCAGCTGTTGTCATGAAGAGTAAGTCCCTTTTCAAGGACTTTCAGCATAGCTGTCACCCAATACATTTGTGGTGTCTCTTTGGTTGTAATTGTATGCACTGGTCACTTTCTCCTTGCAGATGCACTTGTTCCTGGGGGAGTGTTACATGGATACGTCCCTATTCTTAAAGATTTGAAGAAGCAGCAGGTCAAAGCCGTGCACTTCATTCAGGAACACATTGAACTGCTTGAGAGCTACAATAAAGAAGAGCCCATGGAGGCTGAGGGCAATGCTGTGTCCCCATCAGCTGACTCTGCTACAGCAGGAAACCAGCTATCCAATGTTGCAGGTAAATGACATAACTGCTGTCTGTGTTGGTTGCAGAACAGTGGGTCTCATCCCTCATGAATCAAAAGACATAGATAATGGTATACAAAATGTTGAGAAATTAAACATTCAAGACATTCACTATTGGGACTTTAATGGAGCTCGAACACAGTCTTTTCTTAGCCTAAAATTACTCTGTTAACAGCCGAAATGTACATTATTTCCAGTACATAAGCAATCTGTTGAAGGCGcttcagagtccctgggttcgcgcccaggctctgtcgtaaccggccgcgaccgggaggtccgtggggctacgcacaattggcctagcgtcgtccgggttaggcagggcttggtcggtagggatgtccttgtcctggTGCGCTCCAGGaggcgcaccagcgactcctggagcgggccgggcgcagtgcgcgctaaccaaggttgccaggtgcacggtgtaccctccgacacattggtgcggctggcttccgggttggatgcgtgctgtgttaagaagcagtacggctggttgggttgtgtatcggaggacgcatgactttcaaccttcgtctctcccgagcccgtacgggagttgtagcgatgagacaagatagtagctactaaaacagttcgataccacgaaattggggagaaaaaggggtgaaaaaaaagaaaaaagaaattgAATGGGCTCCGTCATGTTGTCAGTGCACGTCCATGTTAGTGGATATGGCCTGTAAGGGCACAATAAGGGATTCAAACAGGCTAGTTAGATGTCTTTATTGTAGCTGCGACTTCTACAGTACAATTTAAGTTCGCCTACAACACTGCCATTTATGGACCAGGCTAGCTGTAAGACACGTTTGAATATGCTAATGTAGTAACTGAGGTGTCAGTTGCTTAACCCTATACTTAAATTACATGTTTATTCTATAGAGTGGAGGACGGAGACATTCTTCACCATTCTGACTGGGAATACTCTGCGGTCTCATGAGGAAATCAATCGCTGTCTCACTGCAAAAGGTTTAACTGAGGTGACGTCACTAGAGGAGAGTGATGTCATCCTGGCTTTCTGTCCCATTGTCTCTCGGGCTGGGACTGATGTTGAAGCAGCACTGCAGAAGATTACAGGTAATCTTGGCACCCAGAACCAAGTGTACCGTAACAGTCTGTCACCAGAGACTATTTCCAGGCGATCAATAATTCATAAAGGAACTTCTCAAAAAGTGATATCTAATTCCAAAATCTCTTATCTGTCCCTCATTCTCTTGACAGCTGGTAAACCTGTCATCCTGGTAGTGCTGCATCACACCTTCGATCCAGACTACACTGTCCCTGACAGTAGCAGACTAGTGACCAGAGGTGATGTAATACTCACAGTGGACTGTCTCTTCCATGAGAGCAAAGGACTACTGAAGGGTCCTCGCAATGAAGACGCAATTAGAAAGATTCTGGACAGGCCAGAAATACAGCCAAAGGTAGTTCACCTTTATTCAAAATGATAATTT is a genomic window containing:
- the LOC115139381 gene encoding uncharacterized protein LOC115139381 isoform X8 is translated as MSQARTMSLEEQIRGLSPVAASALARAGIKEDIDIQELTRDDLNELLPGLEHFKLRKKISELLTQSKQDTAKPIDFILNEFRKFLPAVVMKNALVPGGVLHGYVPILKDLKKQQVKAVHFIQEHIELLESYNKEEPMEAEGNAVSPSADSATAGNQLSNVAEWRTATFFTILTGNTLRSHEEINRCLTAKGLTEVTSLEESDVILAFYPIVSWAGTDVEAALQKIPAGKPVILVVLHHTFNPDYTVPNSSRLVTRGDEILTVDCLFHENQGLLDCPRNEEAILKILDRTKIQPKNDEVWELIGEEEASDASEQENLEARTMSLEEQIRGLSPVAASALARAGIKEDIDIQELTRDDLNELLPGLEHFKLRKKISELLTQSKQDTAKPIDFILNEFRKFLPAVVMKNALVPGGVLHGYVPILKDLKKQQVKAVHFIQEHIELLESYNKEEPMEAEGNAVSPSADSATAGNQLSNVAEWRTETFFTILTGNTLRSHEEINRCLTAKGLTEVTSLEESDVILAFCPIVSRAGTDVEAALQKITAGKPVILVVLHHTFDPDYTVPDSSRLVTRGDVILTVDCLFHESKGLLKGPRNEDAIRKILDRPEIQPKNDEVRELIGEEEASDASEQENLEARTMSLEEQIRGLSPVAASALARAGIKEDIDIQELTRDDLNELLPGIEHFKLRKKISELLTQSKQDTAKLIDFILNEFRKFLPAVVMKNALVPGGVLHAYVPILKDLKKQQVKAVHFIQEHIELLESYNKEEPMEAEGNAVSPSADSATAGNQLSNVAVHKQSVEGASERPALGAVEVHPKRPRTDLPTSGKWQNFKEPPPHTSGAAGITCAPPSTTGSVQFRSRGKLETSKPCSPYTSGAADIEPSATSYKGPHQYLVTSRPQKKRKEKNLEVGISSADWEQNICQLKSIRKCVEKP
- the LOC115139381 gene encoding uncharacterized protein LOC115139381 isoform X2; translated protein: MSQARTMSLEEQIRGLSPVAASALARAGIKEDIDIQELTRDDLNELLPGLEHFKLRKKISELLTQSKQDTAKPIDFILNEFRKFLPAVVMKNALVPGGVLHGYVPILKDLKKQQVKAVHFIQEHIELLESYNKEEPMEAEGNAVSPSADSATAGNQLSNVAEWRTATFFTILTGNTLRSHEEINRCLTAKGLTEVTSLEESDVILAFYPIVSWAGTDVEAALQKIPAGKPVILVVLHHTFNPDYTVPNSSRLVTRGDEILTVDCLFHENQGLLDCPRNEEAILKILDRTKIQPKNDEVWELIGEEEASDASEQENLEARTMSLEEQIRGLSPVAASALARAGIKEDIDIQELTRDDLNELLPGLEHFKLRKKISELLTQSKQDTAKPIDFILNEFRKFLPAVVMKNALVPGGVLHGYVPILKDLKKQQVKAVHFIQEHIELLESYNKEEPMEAEGNAVSPSADSATAGNQLSNVAEWRTETFFTILTGNTLRSHEEINRCLTAKGLTEVTSLEESDVILAFCPIVSRAGTDVEAALQKITAGKPVILVVLHHTFDPDYTVPDSSRLVTRGDVILTVDCLFHESKGLLKGPRNEDAIRKILDRPEIQPKNDEVRELIGEEEASDASEQENLEARTMSLEEQIRGLSPVAASALARAGIKEDIDIQELTRDDLNELLPGIEHFKLRKKISELLTQSKQDTAKLIDFILNEFRKFLPAVVMKNALVPGGVLHAYVPILKDLKKQQVKAVHFIQEHIELLESYNKEEPMEAEGNAVSPSADSATAGNQLSNVAVHKQSVEGASERPALGAVEVHPKRPRTDLPTSGKWQNFKEPPPHTSGAAGITCAPPSTTGSVQFRSRGKLETSKPCSPYTSGAADIEPSATSYKDRSSPVPGNIQAPKEKERKEPGSWNFFSRLGTKHLPVKVYSQVCGKTLNAHLALMKQVEDLGLKRKETSVEDCQVIMVFCPVTSRVGTDIEAAMSQVPGNTDAILVVMHHTFDCYFVTDQRSASHYKSVVEKVNVLFHDSVGLLHCKTNDIAVTLIHKALLKYNSSPYRH
- the LOC115139381 gene encoding uncharacterized protein LOC115139381 isoform X7, which codes for MSQARTMSLEEQIRGLSPVAASALARAGIKEDIDIQELTRDDLNELLPGLEHFKLRKKISELLTQSKQDTAKPIDFILNEFRKFLPAVVMKNALVPGGVLHGYVPILKDLKKQQVKAVHFIQEHIELLESYNKEEPMEAEGNAVSPSADSATAGNQLSNVAEWRTATFFTILTGNTLRSHEEINRCLTAKGLTEVTSLEESDVILAFYPIVSWAGTDVEAALQKIPAGKPVILVVLHHTFNPDYTVPNSSRLVTRGDEILTVDCLFHENQGLLDCPRNEEAILKILDRTKIQPKNDEVWELIGEEEASDASEQENLEARTMSLEEQIRGLSPVAASALARAGIKEDIDIQELTRDDLNELLPGLEHFKLRKKISELLTQSKQDTAKPIDFILNEFRKFLPAVVMKNALVPGGVLHGYVPILKDLKKQQVKAVHFIQEHIELLESYNKEEPMEAEGNAVSPSADSATAGNQLSNVAEWRTETFFTILTGNTLRSHEEINRCLTAKGLTEVTSLEESDVILAFCPIVSRAGTDVEAALQKITAGKPVILVVLHHTFDPDYTVPDSSRLVTRGDVILTVDCLFHESKGLLKGPRNEDAIRKILDRPEIQPKNDEVRELIGEEEASDASEQENLEARTMSLEEQIRGLSPVAASALARAGIKEDIDIQELTRDDLNELLPGIEHFKLRKKISELLTQSKQDTAKLIDFILNEFRKFLPAVVMKNALVPGGVLHAYVPILKDLKKQQVKAVHFIQEHIELLESYNKEEPMEAEGNAVSPSADSATAGNQLSNVAVHKQSVEGASERPALGAVEVHPKRPRTDLPTSGKWQNFKEPPPHTSGAAGITCAPPSTTGSVQFRSRGKLETSKPCSPYTSGAADIEPSATSYKGPHQYLVTSRPQKKRKEKNLEVGISSADWEQNICQKLKSIRKCVEKP
- the LOC115139381 gene encoding uncharacterized protein LOC115139381 isoform X3, which produces MSQARTMSLEEQIRGLSPVAASALARAGIKEDIDIQELTRDDLNELLPGLEHFKLRKKISELLTQSKQDTAKPIDFILNEFRKFLPAVVMKNALVPGGVLHGYVPILKDLKKQQVKAVHFIQEHIELLESYNKEEPMEAEGNAVSPSADSATAGNQLSNVAEWRTATFFTILTGNTLRSHEEINRCLTAKGLTEVTSLEESDVILAFYPIVSWAGTDVEAALQKIPAGKPVILVVLHHTFNPDYTVPNSSRLVTRGDEILTVDCLFHENQGLLDCPRNEEAILKILDRTKIQPKNDEVWELIGEEEASDASEQENLEARTMSLEEQIRGLSPVAASALARAGIKEDIDIQELTRDDLNELLPGLEHFKLRKKISELLTQSKQDTAKPIDFILNEFRKFLPAVVMKNALVPGGVLHGYVPILKDLKKQQVKAVHFIQEHIELLESYNKEEPMEAEGNAVSPSADSATAGNQLSNVAEWRTETFFTILTGNTLRSHEEINRCLTAKGLTEVTSLEESDVILAFCPIVSRAGTDVEAALQKITAGKPVILVVLHHTFDPDYTVPDSSRLVTRGDVILTVDCLFHESKGLLKGPRNEDAIRKILDRPEIQPKNDEVRELIGEEEASDASEQENLEARTMSLEEQIRGLSPVAASALARAGIKEDIDIQELTRDDLNELLPGIEHFKLRKKISELLTQSKQDTAKLIDFILNEFRKFLPAVVMKNALVPGGVLHAYVPILKDLKKQQVKAVHFIQEHIELLESYNKEEPMEAEGNAVSPSADSATAGNQLSNVAVHKQSVEGASERPGAVEVHPKRPRTDLPTSGKWQNFKEPPPHTSGAAGITCAPPSTTGSVQFRSRGKLETSKPCSPYTSGAADIEPSATSYKDRSSPVPGNIQAPKEKERKEPGSWNFFSRLGTKHLPEVKVYSQVCGKTLNAHLALMKQVEDLGLKRKETSVEDCQVIMVFCPVTSRVGTDIEAAMSQVPGNTDAILVVMHHTFDCYFVTDQRSASHYKSVVEKVNVLFHDSVGLLHCKTNDIAVTLIHKALLKYNSSPYRH
- the LOC115139381 gene encoding uncharacterized protein LOC115139381 isoform X1 → MSQARTMSLEEQIRGLSPVAASALARAGIKEDIDIQELTRDDLNELLPGLEHFKLRKKISELLTQSKQDTAKPIDFILNEFRKFLPAVVMKNALVPGGVLHGYVPILKDLKKQQVKAVHFIQEHIELLESYNKEEPMEAEGNAVSPSADSATAGNQLSNVAEWRTATFFTILTGNTLRSHEEINRCLTAKGLTEVTSLEESDVILAFYPIVSWAGTDVEAALQKIPAGKPVILVVLHHTFNPDYTVPNSSRLVTRGDEILTVDCLFHENQGLLDCPRNEEAILKILDRTKIQPKNDEVWELIGEEEASDASEQENLEARTMSLEEQIRGLSPVAASALARAGIKEDIDIQELTRDDLNELLPGLEHFKLRKKISELLTQSKQDTAKPIDFILNEFRKFLPAVVMKNALVPGGVLHGYVPILKDLKKQQVKAVHFIQEHIELLESYNKEEPMEAEGNAVSPSADSATAGNQLSNVAEWRTETFFTILTGNTLRSHEEINRCLTAKGLTEVTSLEESDVILAFCPIVSRAGTDVEAALQKITAGKPVILVVLHHTFDPDYTVPDSSRLVTRGDVILTVDCLFHESKGLLKGPRNEDAIRKILDRPEIQPKNDEVRELIGEEEASDASEQENLEARTMSLEEQIRGLSPVAASALARAGIKEDIDIQELTRDDLNELLPGIEHFKLRKKISELLTQSKQDTAKLIDFILNEFRKFLPAVVMKNALVPGGVLHAYVPILKDLKKQQVKAVHFIQEHIELLESYNKEEPMEAEGNAVSPSADSATAGNQLSNVAVHKQSVEGASERPALGAVEVHPKRPRTDLPTSGKWQNFKEPPPHTSGAAGITCAPPSTTGSVQFRSRGKLETSKPCSPYTSGAADIEPSATSYKDRSSPVPGNIQAPKEKERKEPGSWNFFSRLGTKHLPEVKVYSQVCGKTLNAHLALMKQVEDLGLKRKETSVEDCQVIMVFCPVTSRVGTDIEAAMSQVPGNTDAILVVMHHTFDCYFVTDQRSASHYKSVVEKVNVLFHDSVGLLHCKTNDIAVTLIHKALLKYNSSPYRH
- the LOC115139381 gene encoding uncharacterized protein LOC115139381 isoform X4, giving the protein MSQARTMSLEEQIRGLSPVAASALARAGIKEDIDIQELTRDDLNELLPGLEHFKLRKKISELLTQSKQDTAKPIDFILNEFRKFLPAVVMKNALVPGGVLHGYVPILKDLKKQQVKAVHFIQEHIELLESYNKEEPMEAEGNAVSPSADSATAGNQLSNVAEWRTATFFTILTGNTLRSHEEINRCLTAKGLTEVTSLEESDVILAFYPIVSWAGTDVEAALQKIPAGKPVILVVLHHTFNPDYTVPNSSRLVTRGDEILTVDCLFHENQGLLDCPRNEEAILKILDRTKIQPKNDEVWELIGEEEASDASEQENLEARTMSLEEQIRGLSPVAASALARAGIKEDIDIQELTRDDLNELLPGLEHFKLRKKISELLTQSKQDTAKPIDFILNEFRKFLPAVVMKNALVPGGVLHGYVPILKDLKKQQVKAVHFIQEHIELLESYNKEEPMEAEGNAVSPSADSATAGNQLSNVAEWRTETFFTILTGNTLRSHEEINRCLTAKGLTEVTSLEESDVILAFCPIVSRAGTDVEAALQKITAGKPVILVVLHHTFDPDYTVPDSSRLVTRGDVILTVDCLFHESKGLLKGPRNEDAIRKILDRPEIQPKNDEVRELIGEEEASDASEQENLEARTMSLEEQIRGLSPVAASALARAGIKEDIDIQELTRDDLNELLPGIEHFKLRKKISELLTQSKQDTAKLIDFILNEFRKFLPAVVMKNALVPGGVLHAYVPILKDLKKQQVKAVHFIQEHIELLESYNKEEPMEAEGNAVSPSADSATAGNQLSNVAALGAVEVHPKRPRTDLPTSGKWQNFKEPPPHTSGAAGITCAPPSTTGSVQFRSRGKLETSKPCSPYTSGAADIEPSATSYKDRSSPVPGNIQAPKEKERKEPGSWNFFSRLGTKHLPEVKVYSQVCGKTLNAHLALMKQVEDLGLKRKETSVEDCQVIMVFCPVTSRVGTDIEAAMSQVPGNTDAILVVMHHTFDCYFVTDQRSASHYKSVVEKVNVLFHDSVGLLHCKTNDIAVTLIHKALLKYNSSPYRH